The following are encoded together in the Cololabis saira isolate AMF1-May2022 chromosome 5, fColSai1.1, whole genome shotgun sequence genome:
- the endouc gene encoding uridylate-specific endoribonuclease C → MAATRLCGFILLAVFLRGLNSSRPAVNQELSNLFNELWRLDVNRMTPGIDYTVSVQGRAAFVSQGSHVAQDYASQPLFSNVNEIKMQNITTFSRFMNLLDNYERSTGVAERVTTEELAEINLFLDAVLQTEVMKRAHQYLVSKGKSSANLRLFKNQLNLIWFHLYHRQRNVGLDSSGFEHVFVGEAKSGTEIIGFHNWIQFYLQEKNSNLDYKGYKARERDLPDQDDHVLNLQFSWHGMVKPVGSAFIGTSPEFEMALFTIVFLMNTERSTTVLVNIDQCQMELVVIRQGRSLGTAYPKLLSSNSRHISQRSH, encoded by the exons ATGGCTGCAACAAG GCTCTGTGGCTTCATCCTCCTCGCTGTGTTCCTGCGTGGATTGAATTCCTCAAG accaGCTGTCAACCAGGAGTTATCCAACCTTTTCAATGAGCTGTGGAGGTTGGATGTGAATCGCATGACGCCTGGGATAGACTACACAGTCTCTGTTCAG GGCAGGGCAGCATTTGTGAGCCAGGGCAGTCATGTTGCACAAGATTACGCCTCCCAGCCTCTGTTTTCCAACGTTAATGAGATCAAAATGCAGAACATAACCACCTTCTCTC GCTTCATGAATCTCCTGGACAACTATGAGCGGTCTACAGGTGTGGCAGAGCGAGTCACGACAGAGGAGCTGGCGGAAATTAATCTCTTCTTGGATGCTGTTCTCCAGACTGAAGTCATGAAG CGGGCTCATCAGTACCTGGTAAGCAAAGGAAAGTCCAGCGCCAACTTGAGGCTGTTTAAGAATCAGCTCAACCTGATCTGGTTCCACCTCTACCACCGGCAGAGGAACGTAGG CCTGGATTCCTCTGGATTCGAACATGTCTTTGTTGGAGAGGCAAAATCTGGAACGGAGATAATCGGGTTTCATAACTGGATCCAGTTCTACCTGCAAGAGAAAAACAGCAACTTGGACTACAAAGGATACAAGGCCAGGGAGCGTGACTTA cctgATCAGGACGACCACGTCCTGAACCTCCAGTTCAGCTGGCACGGCATGGTGAAGCCCGTCGGCAGCGCCTTCATCGGGACCAGCCCCGAGTTTGAGATGGCCCTCTTCACCATCGTCTTCCTCATGAACACAGAGAGAAGCACCACCGTGCTGGTCAACATCGACCAGTGTCAGATGGAGCTGGTGGTCATCAGACAAGGGCGCTCCCTCGGGACGGCATACCCCAAACTGCTCAGCAGCAACAGTCGACACATCAGCCAGCGCTCACACTGA